In the genome of Bradyrhizobium sp. CIAT3101, one region contains:
- a CDS encoding RidA family protein encodes MSSVNKPGGNYLPVIIHGGLAYVSGQLPRRGEDLLYAGKVGAGVDIGAAQEAAALCADLCIAAINHATGGEDRIVQVLQLVGYVASAPGFTQQSQVMNGASDRLIERLGDRGRHTRTSVGVAELPRGAPVELSMIAAVRS; translated from the coding sequence ATGAGCAGCGTGAACAAGCCTGGCGGAAACTACTTGCCGGTGATCATTCATGGCGGGCTTGCGTATGTCAGCGGCCAGCTGCCGCGTCGCGGCGAAGATCTGCTGTACGCGGGCAAGGTCGGCGCGGGTGTCGATATCGGGGCCGCACAGGAGGCCGCAGCCCTCTGTGCCGATCTCTGCATTGCGGCCATCAACCACGCAACGGGCGGAGAGGACAGGATCGTCCAGGTCCTGCAGCTCGTCGGATACGTCGCTTCAGCGCCTGGATTTACCCAGCAGTCGCAAGTCATGAACGGAGCCTCCGACCGGCTGATCGAGCGCCTCGGCGATCGCGGTCGTCACACGCGCACGTCCGTTGGTGTCGCCGAGCTGCCGCGGGGTGCTCCGGTCGAGCTGAGCATGATTGCCGCCGTTCGGTCGTAG
- a CDS encoding FAD-dependent monooxygenase: MTEHDVIIVGGGPTGLMLAGELALAGVDVAIVERRPNQDVEGSRASGLHPRAIELLDQRGIADRFLPLGNKHYAVALAGMVLEARDRPTRHNYTLGLWQEKIERGLADWISELAVTLYRGCEMASFVETGEHVEVQLTDGRRLGSSYLAGCDGGRSLVRKTASIGFPGSEPQASYLIFEADIADEPPLGIRYGDRGLYALGWLDGGPRVRGIVTEQRIERGERPTEADLRAALRAAYGSDLGIREVTWMSRFTDAARQAEAYRKNRILLAGDAAHIHSPVGGQGLNVGLQDAVNLGWKLAQVVKGISPDALLDTYHRERHPVGAALLELTLALTALNRGDEHTTALRGLVATTMKMDEPRRWYSAKVSGLDIRYGEEGCHPLLGMRMPDLDLVTADGPTRVFELMRDARPLFLNLGTPACVVPARWDERVRQVSATCTGACEMPVIGVVPPPAAVLVRPDGHVAWVGTGDSEGLVEALTTWFGD; encoded by the coding sequence ATGACTGAACATGACGTGATCATCGTCGGCGGCGGCCCGACTGGATTGATGCTGGCCGGGGAGCTGGCGCTGGCCGGCGTGGACGTCGCGATCGTCGAGAGGCGTCCGAACCAGGACGTGGAGGGCTCGCGCGCAAGCGGTCTCCATCCACGGGCAATCGAGCTTCTCGATCAGCGCGGCATAGCCGACAGGTTCCTCCCGCTGGGAAACAAGCACTATGCCGTCGCACTCGCGGGCATGGTCCTCGAGGCTCGCGACCGACCGACCCGTCACAACTACACACTCGGGCTCTGGCAGGAAAAGATCGAGCGCGGTCTCGCCGACTGGATCTCGGAACTCGCCGTGACGCTCTATCGAGGCTGCGAGATGGCGAGCTTTGTCGAAACCGGGGAGCACGTGGAGGTTCAGCTGACGGACGGGCGCAGGCTGGGTTCAAGCTACCTCGCCGGCTGCGACGGCGGCCGCAGCCTCGTGCGCAAGACCGCTTCGATCGGGTTTCCCGGATCGGAGCCACAGGCGAGCTACCTCATCTTCGAGGCCGACATCGCGGATGAGCCGCCACTTGGCATCCGCTATGGGGACCGGGGGCTGTATGCCCTGGGATGGCTCGACGGCGGCCCGCGCGTGCGCGGCATCGTGACGGAACAGCGGATCGAGCGGGGCGAACGCCCGACGGAAGCGGATCTCAGGGCGGCGCTCAGGGCTGCCTACGGATCGGATCTGGGCATCCGCGAGGTCACGTGGATGTCGCGGTTCACGGACGCGGCGCGGCAGGCGGAAGCGTACCGGAAGAACCGCATCTTGCTCGCCGGGGATGCCGCGCACATCCATTCCCCGGTCGGAGGACAGGGCCTGAATGTCGGACTGCAGGACGCCGTGAATCTCGGGTGGAAGCTGGCCCAGGTGGTGAAGGGGATCTCACCCGACGCCCTGCTGGACACCTATCACAGGGAGCGGCACCCGGTCGGGGCCGCGCTGCTCGAGCTGACGTTGGCGCTCACGGCTCTCAACCGCGGCGACGAACACACCACGGCCCTCCGGGGGCTCGTCGCCACGACCATGAAGATGGACGAGCCGAGAAGATGGTATTCCGCCAAGGTGTCCGGCCTCGACATCCGCTACGGTGAGGAGGGTTGCCATCCCTTGCTCGGCATGCGCATGCCCGACCTCGACCTCGTCACCGCCGATGGCCCGACCCGCGTGTTCGAGCTGATGCGCGATGCGCGGCCGCTCTTCCTCAATCTCGGCACGCCGGCGTGCGTCGTCCCGGCGCGCTGGGACGAACGCGTCAGGCAGGTCAGCGCGACGTGCACGGGCGCCTGCGAGATGCCGGTGATCGGCGTCGTTCCGCCCCCTGCCGCCGTGCTCGTCCGGCCCGACGGGCATGTCGCCTGGGTCGGCACCGGCGACAGCGAAGGACTCGTGGAGGCGCTCACGACCTGGTTCGGAGATTAG
- a CDS encoding enolase C-terminal domain-like protein — MTETIRIKRFNARPVIVPMNLPLLTSTGAVAKAPLVLIDCETDQGAIGHAYLFSITPSALKPLTAMVTEMSELLAGDELLPFEIERKLTQRFTLLGLAGLQRLAQSGIDMAAWDALARARGLPLARLLGGAPKPVKAYNSKGLGIMPAGAAVEEAHKLLAEGFHAAKIRVGRPDARDDLAVVRAVRKAVGDEVTLMCDYNQALTVTEAIRRGEMLDDEGLTWIEEPIRHDDYEGNARIADALRTPVQIGENFDSAFSMQAALSAEACDYVMPDVQRIGGVTGWLLAASLAHAAGIEMSTHLFSEISAHLLCVTPTAHWLEYVDWADAVLATRLTIKDGFALPSEEPGNGIAWDEAAVAKHLVA, encoded by the coding sequence ATGACCGAGACCATCCGCATCAAGCGCTTCAACGCACGCCCCGTGATCGTGCCGATGAACTTGCCGCTTCTGACCTCGACCGGCGCGGTGGCGAAAGCGCCGCTGGTGCTGATCGATTGCGAAACCGACCAGGGTGCGATCGGGCACGCCTATCTGTTCTCGATCACGCCGTCGGCGCTGAAGCCGCTGACCGCGATGGTCACGGAAATGTCGGAGCTGCTCGCCGGCGACGAGCTGCTGCCGTTCGAGATCGAGCGCAAGCTGACCCAGCGTTTCACCCTGCTCGGGCTCGCCGGCCTGCAACGGCTGGCGCAATCCGGCATCGACATGGCGGCGTGGGACGCGTTGGCCCGCGCCCGCGGACTGCCATTGGCGCGGCTGCTTGGGGGCGCGCCGAAGCCGGTGAAGGCCTACAATTCGAAGGGGCTCGGCATCATGCCGGCGGGCGCCGCGGTCGAGGAAGCCCACAAGCTCTTGGCAGAGGGCTTTCACGCCGCGAAGATCCGCGTCGGCCGGCCCGATGCGCGCGACGATCTCGCCGTGGTGCGCGCGGTACGAAAGGCCGTCGGCGACGAGGTGACGCTGATGTGCGACTACAACCAGGCGCTGACGGTGACCGAAGCGATCCGGCGCGGCGAGATGCTCGACGACGAGGGGCTGACCTGGATCGAGGAGCCGATCCGTCACGATGATTACGAGGGCAACGCCCGCATTGCGGACGCGCTGCGCACGCCGGTCCAGATCGGCGAGAATTTTGACAGCGCGTTCTCGATGCAGGCTGCGCTCTCAGCCGAGGCCTGCGACTACGTGATGCCCGACGTGCAGCGCATTGGCGGCGTCACCGGCTGGCTGCTCGCCGCGTCGCTGGCGCATGCCGCCGGCATCGAGATGTCGACGCATCTGTTCTCGGAGATCAGCGCGCATCTGCTGTGCGTGACACCGACTGCGCATTGGCTGGAATATGTCGACTGGGCCGACGCGGTGCTTGCGACGCGGCTGACAATCAAGGACGGCTTTGCGCTGCCGAGCGAGGAGCCCGGCAACGGGATTGCGTGGGACGAGGCGGCGGTTGCAAAACATCTCGTCGCATAA
- a CDS encoding ABC transporter substrate-binding protein produces the protein MRVTGRLLFVLIAALASLGAMSQQRSDQPNSDSSPDKEIRIGNIVPYSGPLSEFGAIGKAEAAYFDMVNDRGGINGRKVRFITRDDNSDPAAALDLTRDLVEKDDVQLMFGSFGTPGNIATRWYLNEKKIPQLFVASGDEELSQAKAFPWTMGWQPPFRSEGRIYANYIQAYYPRKKIVVLWQNDQFGRMLYKGIQEGLGDLNRQVLVDVAFDISDEHLEGHVSILKRAGADIFVFLGVPSTAAKVIQLAASLNWHPVVIVNDASASIANAMAPAGLENSAGVISAAFLKDPSDPAWKDDPAMKDWFAFMDKYHQIESTNNSAALYGYAAAEALTKVLRQCGDDLSRENIMRQAASLRDYHPSVALPNIRMNTSPDSYLPIKQMRLVQFDGRSWQPFGAVIETAFTEGAAR, from the coding sequence ATGCGCGTCACCGGCAGACTGCTGTTCGTCTTGATTGCCGCTCTCGCCTCGCTCGGGGCGATGTCGCAGCAGCGCTCCGATCAACCCAATTCCGACTCCAGTCCCGACAAGGAAATCCGCATCGGCAACATCGTGCCCTATTCCGGGCCGCTCTCGGAATTCGGCGCGATCGGCAAGGCGGAGGCCGCCTATTTCGACATGGTCAACGATCGCGGCGGCATCAACGGCCGCAAGGTCCGCTTCATCACCCGCGACGACAATTCCGATCCCGCAGCCGCGCTGGACCTGACCCGCGATCTCGTCGAGAAGGACGACGTGCAGCTGATGTTCGGATCGTTCGGCACGCCCGGCAATATCGCCACGCGCTGGTATCTCAACGAGAAGAAAATTCCGCAGCTGTTCGTTGCGTCCGGCGACGAGGAGCTGAGCCAGGCCAAGGCGTTTCCCTGGACCATGGGCTGGCAGCCGCCATTCCGCTCCGAGGGACGCATCTACGCCAACTACATCCAGGCCTATTATCCGCGGAAGAAGATCGTGGTGCTCTGGCAGAACGACCAGTTCGGCCGCATGCTCTACAAGGGCATCCAGGAAGGATTGGGCGATCTCAACCGTCAGGTCCTCGTCGACGTCGCCTTCGACATCTCCGACGAGCATCTCGAAGGGCACGTCTCGATCCTCAAGCGCGCGGGCGCCGACATCTTCGTGTTTCTCGGCGTGCCGTCGACCGCGGCCAAGGTGATCCAGCTGGCGGCGTCGCTGAACTGGCACCCGGTCGTCATCGTCAACGATGCTTCCGCCTCGATCGCCAATGCGATGGCGCCCGCGGGGCTGGAGAATTCGGCCGGCGTGATCTCGGCGGCGTTCCTGAAGGATCCGAGCGATCCCGCCTGGAAAGACGACCCCGCCATGAAGGACTGGTTCGCCTTCATGGACAAGTATCATCAGATCGAAAGCACCAACAACAGCGCGGCGCTCTATGGCTATGCGGCGGCAGAAGCGCTGACCAAGGTGCTGAGGCAATGCGGCGACGACCTGTCGCGCGAGAACATCATGCGCCAGGCGGCGTCGCTGCGGGATTACCACCCCTCCGTCGCGCTGCCCAACATCAGGATGAACACCTCGCCCGACAGCTACCTGCCGATCAAGCAGATGCGATTGGTGCAGTTCGACGGGCGGTCGTGGCAGCCGTTTGGGGCGGTGATCGAGACGGCGTTCACGGAAGGCGCGGCGAGGTGA
- a CDS encoding adenylate/guanylate cyclase domain-containing protein: MTGTAEWLASIGLGEYAQRFAENAIDLSVIGDLTEQDLKDLGVLLGHRRKLLRVIADLKGDLVSAQAAARPAPRDSAERRQLTVMFCDLVGSSALSARLDPEDLRAVIRAYHACIAEIIARSQGIIARYMGDGVLAYFGYPQAHEDDAEQATRAGLALVDAVANLETDIGTQLQVRIGIATGMVVVGDLIGEGAAKEQAVIGETPNLAARLQQFAEPGTVLISESTHQLTDGYFEYLDLGPVTLKGWSEPASAWQVLGISGVESRFEAQHKTRLTPPIGRDEEIELLLRRWQHAVSGEGCVVLLTGEPGIGKSHIALALQERLQAERHITVRHFCSAHHTNSALHPFIANLERAARFERGETPTEKFAKLEALLLRSGGDADRVVPPLANLLSLPVSNRYRLPELSPQNRKDMTLAALFDQLDALAARQPVFVIFEDAHWADPTSLELLTVTLEKVPRLRVLLLITARPEFTPPWPGHAHVTTLSLTRLNRRNGAALVERVTAGKTLPEEVMDQILARTDGVPLFVEELTKTVLETGLLQEQGDHYALSRPLPPMAIPSTLSASLMARLDRLAPVKDVAQIGAVVGREFSYELLSAVAGLPAQRLEEALAQLVRAELIFCRGEIPRAVYTFKHALVRDAAEAGLLKSRRAALHATIADAFEQRFPEVVEAQPETIALHLTEAGLFDKARGYWLQAGRKAAMRSANLEAIAHLRKGIEVSAHLADGAVKDRLELDFQFELGPCLIATLGPASPQAVATFARARELCQRLTDPPEQLQIMFWLTTASVIRGELPVAEEMISALLDLAEAHHDRPTLLNAMRGQGMIRLFMGHLTGAREVIERAFETFETSSEQDRLAARAAGQDAGVADLALMSWALLLLGYPDMALARVNAAIQRADAINHPHSQAYATYYASIVHALRGEFLTAHRYADRCLGLSEEHGFRQWRGLSRAVRGISATFLDSSSAALEEIQAAMNEYRGAGYQLGITALYVLLGPALLSSHQYEPTLELIEQGLATTGRNSERIFEAELCRLKARVLLVRAGSEAGSEPQLLLDRALTIARSQHAKALELRAATDLAALWIDQGKRAQALDLLAPIYAWFTEGSETRDLKQAKALLDRLR, encoded by the coding sequence ATGACAGGTACTGCAGAGTGGCTCGCATCGATCGGGTTGGGTGAGTACGCCCAGCGTTTCGCCGAGAATGCCATCGACCTTTCCGTCATTGGCGACCTCACGGAGCAGGACCTTAAGGACCTCGGCGTCCTGCTCGGGCACCGGCGTAAGCTGCTGCGCGTGATCGCAGACCTCAAGGGTGACCTCGTATCGGCTCAAGCGGCCGCCAGACCGGCGCCGCGGGACAGCGCCGAGCGGCGCCAGCTCACGGTCATGTTTTGCGATCTGGTGGGCTCGTCGGCACTTTCGGCCCGACTTGATCCGGAGGATCTGCGCGCGGTCATCCGCGCCTATCATGCCTGCATCGCGGAGATCATCGCGCGGAGCCAAGGCATCATCGCGCGGTACATGGGGGATGGCGTGCTCGCCTATTTCGGTTATCCCCAGGCCCACGAGGACGATGCCGAGCAGGCAACACGCGCCGGGCTCGCGCTGGTCGATGCCGTCGCCAACCTCGAGACGGACATCGGCACCCAGCTGCAGGTCCGCATCGGCATCGCCACCGGTATGGTCGTCGTCGGCGACCTGATCGGCGAAGGCGCCGCCAAGGAGCAGGCGGTGATTGGCGAGACACCGAACCTCGCCGCTCGCCTGCAGCAGTTTGCCGAGCCCGGCACGGTGCTGATCTCCGAGAGCACGCATCAGCTCACGGATGGATATTTTGAGTATCTCGATCTCGGGCCTGTCACGCTCAAAGGATGGTCGGAGCCTGCCTCTGCCTGGCAGGTGCTCGGGATCAGTGGCGTGGAAAGCCGCTTCGAGGCGCAGCACAAGACCAGACTAACACCACCGATCGGGCGTGATGAGGAGATCGAGCTGCTGTTGCGGCGCTGGCAGCATGCCGTGTCGGGCGAAGGCTGCGTCGTGCTTCTCACCGGCGAGCCAGGCATCGGCAAGTCGCACATAGCACTGGCGCTGCAGGAGCGGCTGCAGGCGGAACGGCACATCACGGTGCGCCATTTCTGCTCGGCGCATCACACCAACAGTGCGCTGCATCCTTTCATTGCCAACCTCGAACGCGCCGCCCGGTTCGAGCGAGGCGAGACGCCGACGGAGAAGTTCGCCAAGCTCGAGGCTCTGCTGCTGCGCTCTGGCGGCGACGCCGACCGCGTCGTGCCGCCCCTGGCCAATCTTCTGTCGCTGCCGGTCAGCAACCGCTACCGACTGCCCGAGCTCAGTCCGCAGAACCGCAAGGACATGACGCTGGCGGCGTTGTTCGACCAGCTCGACGCATTGGCGGCGCGGCAACCGGTGTTCGTCATCTTCGAGGATGCCCATTGGGCGGACCCGACTTCGCTGGAGCTGCTCACGGTCACACTGGAAAAGGTGCCGCGGCTTCGCGTGCTGCTGCTGATCACCGCAAGACCGGAGTTCACGCCGCCCTGGCCCGGCCATGCACATGTGACGACGCTCTCGCTGACACGGCTGAATCGCCGCAACGGCGCCGCACTGGTCGAGCGCGTCACGGCGGGAAAGACGCTGCCCGAGGAGGTCATGGACCAGATCCTCGCCCGTACCGATGGCGTGCCCTTGTTCGTCGAGGAGCTGACGAAGACCGTGCTCGAGACTGGGCTGCTGCAAGAGCAGGGCGACCATTACGCGCTCAGCCGTCCGCTTCCCCCGATGGCGATTCCGTCGACATTGAGCGCATCGCTGATGGCGAGACTGGACAGGCTGGCCCCGGTGAAGGACGTGGCCCAGATCGGCGCCGTCGTCGGGCGCGAATTCTCTTACGAACTGCTGAGCGCCGTTGCGGGGCTGCCGGCGCAGAGGCTCGAGGAGGCGCTTGCCCAGCTGGTTAGGGCGGAGCTGATATTCTGCCGCGGCGAGATCCCCCGGGCCGTCTATACCTTCAAGCACGCGCTGGTGCGGGACGCCGCCGAAGCGGGACTTCTGAAGAGCCGGCGTGCGGCGCTGCATGCCACCATCGCGGACGCTTTCGAGCAACGATTTCCGGAAGTCGTGGAGGCGCAACCCGAGACGATCGCGCTTCACCTGACCGAGGCCGGACTGTTCGACAAGGCTAGGGGCTACTGGCTCCAGGCGGGCAGGAAGGCGGCCATGCGTTCTGCCAACCTCGAAGCCATTGCACATTTGCGAAAAGGCATCGAGGTCTCGGCCCATCTGGCCGACGGCGCGGTGAAGGACAGGCTGGAGCTTGATTTTCAGTTCGAGCTTGGACCATGCCTGATCGCCACCCTGGGGCCGGCCTCGCCCCAGGCAGTGGCGACCTTCGCGCGTGCACGCGAGCTGTGCCAGCGCCTCACCGATCCCCCTGAGCAACTGCAGATCATGTTCTGGTTGACCACAGCGAGCGTCATTCGCGGCGAGCTACCGGTTGCCGAGGAAATGATCTCGGCGCTGCTCGATCTCGCCGAAGCGCACCACGATCGACCGACGCTGCTCAACGCGATGCGTGGCCAAGGCATGATCCGCCTCTTCATGGGACATCTTACCGGCGCCCGCGAAGTGATCGAACGGGCCTTCGAGACGTTCGAGACGAGCAGCGAGCAGGACAGATTGGCGGCGCGGGCCGCCGGGCAGGATGCGGGCGTGGCCGACCTTGCCCTGATGTCATGGGCGCTGCTGCTGCTGGGCTACCCCGATATGGCACTCGCACGTGTGAATGCCGCCATCCAGCGCGCCGACGCCATCAATCATCCGCATTCCCAGGCCTATGCGACCTACTATGCGTCCATCGTCCACGCGCTTCGGGGCGAGTTCCTGACGGCGCACCGCTACGCCGATCGCTGTCTCGGTCTGTCGGAAGAGCACGGATTCAGGCAGTGGCGAGGATTGTCGCGCGCCGTCCGGGGGATAAGCGCCACCTTTCTCGATTCGTCATCCGCTGCGCTAGAGGAAATCCAGGCTGCGATGAACGAATATCGCGGCGCGGGCTATCAGCTCGGCATCACGGCACTGTACGTGCTCCTGGGGCCGGCCTTGTTGTCGAGCCATCAATACGAACCTACACTGGAGCTGATCGAACAGGGCCTCGCCACGACCGGCCGCAACAGCGAACGCATATTCGAGGCCGAGCTGTGCCGGCTGAAAGCGCGCGTGTTGCTCGTCCGTGCCGGATCGGAAGCCGGCAGCGAGCCGCAACTACTGCTCGATCGCGCATTGACAATCGCAAGAAGCCAGCACGCCAAGGCCCTCGAGCTTCGAGCTGCAACAGACCTCGCTGCCTTGTGGATCGATCAGGGCAAGCGCGCGCAAGCGCTCGACTTGCTCGCACCCATCTACGCCTGGTTCACCGAGGGTTCTGAAACGAGGGACCTCAAGCAAGCGAAGGCGTTGCTCGACCGGCTGCGGTAG
- a CDS encoding adenylate/guanylate cyclase domain-containing protein, with the protein MKQEISEEQRKHGILIGAVVAFLLLALPLAVWLDLTELNKTALRRQTADLNSVISSVRSYYASNVVGRVLANPNGSTKVVHNYESVPGAIPIPATLSLELGRVIGAQQENITYRFVSDFPFQNRAPHQLDKFEKDALAALRADPEQKIVDTETSLFSDKVRLVAPVMMGPACVSCHNSHPESPKKDWKVGDVRGIQEVIIAQPIAANIFSFKFLLAYFLIAAGSGLSFLSLQRRQARRIKGMNKELESANDFLASLSMKISRYIPPQVYKSIFSGQKDVTIHTERKKLTIFFSDIQNFTATTERLQPELLTQLLNEYFTEMSAIAHEHGGTVDKFIGDAMLIFFGDPETKGDRADAQACLQMAWRMQQRLTELNAKWRASGIEQPFRSRMGINSGYCNVGNFGSSDRMDYTIIGAEANLAARLQSIAEPGGIVLSYESFALVSDIVRAHALPAITMKGISREVIPYSVDALNDAAAERSGVITERAPGLELYLDPAVVKSGDAARVRSLLESALASLKPA; encoded by the coding sequence GTGAAACAAGAGATCTCCGAAGAACAGCGCAAGCACGGCATCCTCATTGGAGCCGTGGTCGCCTTCCTTCTGCTCGCGCTGCCGCTGGCCGTGTGGCTGGACCTGACGGAGCTGAACAAGACGGCGCTCCGCCGGCAAACCGCAGATCTCAATTCCGTCATATCAAGCGTGCGCAGCTACTATGCGTCCAACGTGGTCGGGCGCGTACTGGCGAACCCGAACGGTTCGACCAAGGTCGTTCACAATTACGAATCCGTCCCCGGTGCGATCCCGATCCCGGCGACGCTGTCGCTCGAGCTCGGCCGTGTCATCGGCGCGCAGCAGGAGAACATCACCTACCGCTTCGTCTCGGACTTCCCGTTCCAGAACCGCGCCCCGCACCAGCTCGACAAGTTCGAGAAGGATGCGCTGGCCGCGCTGCGCGCCGATCCCGAGCAGAAGATTGTCGACACTGAAACCTCGCTGTTCTCCGACAAGGTCCGCCTGGTCGCGCCCGTCATGATGGGCCCGGCCTGCGTCAGCTGCCACAACAGCCACCCCGAAAGCCCGAAGAAGGACTGGAAGGTGGGGGACGTCCGCGGCATCCAGGAAGTCATCATCGCCCAGCCGATCGCCGCCAACATCTTCTCGTTCAAGTTTCTGCTGGCCTATTTCCTGATCGCCGCCGGCAGCGGACTTTCCTTCCTGTCGTTGCAGCGTCGTCAGGCGCGCCGCATCAAGGGCATGAACAAGGAGCTCGAATCCGCCAACGACTTCCTCGCGTCGCTGTCGATGAAGATCTCGCGCTACATCCCGCCGCAGGTCTACAAGAGCATCTTCTCGGGCCAGAAGGACGTCACCATCCACACCGAGCGCAAGAAGCTCACGATCTTCTTCTCCGACATCCAGAACTTCACCGCCACCACCGAGCGGCTGCAGCCCGAATTGCTGACCCAGCTGCTCAACGAATATTTCACGGAGATGTCGGCGATCGCGCATGAGCATGGCGGCACCGTCGACAAGTTCATCGGCGACGCCATGCTGATCTTCTTCGGCGATCCCGAGACCAAGGGCGACCGCGCCGACGCGCAGGCCTGCCTGCAGATGGCCTGGCGCATGCAGCAGCGTCTCACCGAGCTCAATGCGAAGTGGCGCGCCTCCGGCATCGAGCAGCCGTTCCGCTCGCGCATGGGCATCAATTCCGGTTATTGCAATGTCGGCAATTTCGGCAGCAGCGACCGCATGGACTACACCATCATCGGCGCCGAGGCGAACCTCGCAGCGCGGCTGCAGTCGATCGCCGAGCCCGGCGGCATCGTGCTGAGCTACGAGAGTTTTGCGCTGGTCAGCGACATCGTCCGCGCCCACGCGCTGCCCGCGATCACCATGAAGGGCATCAGCCGCGAGGTGATTCCCTATTCGGTCGATGCGCTCAACGATGCGGCAGCGGAGCGCAGCGGCGTCATCACCGAACGTGCGCCGGGGCTCGAACTCTATCTCGATCCGGCCGTGGTGAAGTCCGGTGATGCCGCGCGGGTGAGATCGCTGCTGGAGAGTGCGCTGGCCTCGCTGAAGCCGGCGTGA
- a CDS encoding carboxylesterase family protein, with product MKNCLAFFLVLTVTAASAHGPLPASRIAPSDLVRVGLTDNDTTAGGVARLCEQVTFSRGLRYGDSEANVLDVAVSDTTKADTPRPVLLFVAGDTFTGDRGAPDLSRDIQDEAMCFAARNGMIGVRVNYRLAPAATWPMGATDVAAALSWIHGNIDLFNGDAREIVAVGYGAGAFHVATLLAHPELQADRADVAAVVLVSGIYRAGRDASDSEKAYLGTDAAQYDKRSVFPGILNVDAPIVLAWAANDPANLIAQGETLKKTLCGAGHCPRTTVLRSRDGIAAAFGLDGSGDSLAEPTLLLVHQLEARGLP from the coding sequence ATGAAGAATTGTCTCGCTTTTTTTCTTGTTCTGACCGTGACGGCGGCCTCTGCACATGGCCCGCTTCCGGCGAGCCGCATCGCGCCATCGGATCTCGTCCGGGTCGGCCTCACCGATAACGACACGACCGCCGGCGGCGTTGCGCGGCTGTGCGAGCAGGTCACTTTTTCGCGCGGCCTGCGCTATGGCGACAGCGAGGCCAATGTGCTCGACGTCGCGGTCAGCGACACCACCAAGGCGGACACACCGCGGCCGGTGCTGCTGTTCGTGGCGGGCGACACCTTTACCGGAGACCGCGGCGCGCCGGACCTGTCCCGCGACATCCAGGACGAGGCCATGTGCTTCGCCGCGCGCAACGGCATGATCGGGGTGCGCGTGAATTATCGGCTCGCTCCGGCCGCGACCTGGCCGATGGGCGCGACCGATGTGGCGGCGGCGCTGTCCTGGATCCACGGCAATATCGACCTGTTCAACGGCGACGCCCGCGAGATCGTTGCGGTCGGCTATGGCGCCGGCGCCTTCCATGTCGCCACCCTGCTGGCGCATCCCGAGCTCCAGGCCGATCGCGCCGATGTCGCGGCCGTGGTGCTAGTGTCCGGCATCTACCGCGCCGGCAGGGACGCCAGCGACAGCGAGAAGGCATATCTCGGCACCGATGCCGCTCAATATGACAAGCGCTCGGTGTTTCCCGGCATCCTCAATGTCGACGCGCCGATCGTGCTGGCCTGGGCCGCGAACGATCCCGCGAACCTTATCGCGCAGGGCGAGACCCTGAAGAAGACGCTCTGCGGCGCCGGCCACTGCCCACGCACCACGGTGCTGCGCAGCCGCGACGGCATCGCCGCGGCGTTCGGGCTGGATGGTTCGGGCGACAGTCTCGCCGAGCCGACACTGCTGCTGGTGCATCAGCTGGAAGCGCGCGGGCTGCCTTAG